A window of Ignavibacterium sp. contains these coding sequences:
- a CDS encoding DUF6580 family putative transport protein, with the protein MEKITPRFWILTIMIFAAAFVRLLPHPPNFAPIAAMALFGGAYFNKKSFAFAVPLVAMFLTDAIIGFHSGMWIVYLSFALIVVIGMLMLKKVSIKNVVLASVTASLSFFIITNFGVWAFGTMYPKNIAGLVECYIAAIPFIQNTLLGDLFFSGVMFGIFEFAKTKLPALAQAKA; encoded by the coding sequence TCTGGATTTTAACTATTATGATTTTTGCTGCTGCATTTGTAAGATTATTGCCTCATCCACCAAACTTTGCACCTATCGCTGCAATGGCATTATTCGGTGGAGCTTACTTCAATAAAAAATCATTTGCATTTGCTGTACCTTTAGTAGCAATGTTTTTAACTGATGCAATAATCGGTTTTCATTCGGGAATGTGGATTGTCTATTTAAGTTTCGCACTAATCGTAGTAATCGGAATGTTAATGCTGAAAAAGGTTAGTATAAAAAATGTTGTGCTTGCTTCAGTTACTGCTTCATTAAGTTTCTTTATCATTACAAATTTTGGTGTTTGGGCATTCGGAACAATGTATCCTAAAAACATTGCTGGTTTAGTTGAATGTTATATTGCTGCAATTCCTTTTATTCAGAATACATTACTTGGAGATTTATTCTTCAGCGGTGTAATGTTCGGAATATTTGAATTTGCTAAAACAAAACTTCCCGCTTTAGCTCAGGCAAAAGCTTAA
- a CDS encoding HAD-IIA family hydrolase, whose product MKPLLIDFDGVIKIGSEIAPDAKDFFEFLDKSNIPACILSNSTLRTSGLMKNFLKDKGLEINIPAFTAFDVTLEYVKKNYSKVKVYCRDYLLNHFEGVIDDENPEAVVIGDIGNRWNYDTMNEIFNYVMNGAEIIAMHKNKFWQPEGKLILDAGAFITAIEFATGKQATVIGKPSPLYFKTAAEKLGFSFQQGFIMIGDDLENDVIAAQKIGGKGILILTGKTRSEDIKDEKPDFIVNSLSEAIPVLSYFSVK is encoded by the coding sequence ATGAAACCATTACTGATTGACTTTGATGGTGTTATTAAAATTGGAAGCGAGATTGCACCTGATGCAAAAGATTTTTTTGAATTCTTGGATAAGTCAAATATTCCTGCCTGCATTCTCAGCAACTCAACTTTACGCACATCCGGGTTGATGAAAAATTTTTTGAAAGATAAAGGTCTGGAAATAAATATTCCTGCGTTTACTGCATTCGATGTAACCCTTGAATATGTGAAAAAGAATTATTCAAAAGTAAAAGTTTATTGTCGTGATTATTTACTTAATCACTTTGAAGGAGTAATTGATGATGAAAATCCGGAAGCCGTAGTAATCGGCGACATCGGTAATCGTTGGAATTATGATACTATGAATGAAATCTTTAATTATGTAATGAACGGGGCAGAAATAATTGCAATGCACAAAAATAAATTCTGGCAACCTGAAGGAAAGCTGATACTTGATGCAGGAGCTTTTATAACCGCGATTGAGTTTGCAACAGGCAAACAGGCAACTGTAATAGGCAAACCTTCTCCTCTTTACTTCAAAACAGCAGCTGAAAAACTTGGATTTAGCTTTCAGCAAGGGTTTATAATGATTGGAGATGACCTTGAAAATGATGTTATTGCTGCTCAGAAAATTGGTGGAAAAGGTATTTTGATTTTAACAGGGAAAACCAGATCAGAAGATATTAAGGATGAAAAGCCGGATTTTATTGTTAACTCTTTGTCTGAAGCAATACCTGTTTTATCTTATTTTTCAGTCAAATAG
- a CDS encoding ATP-grasp domain-containing protein yields MKEKNLKVAIVYNEPHPEMYKIPSKREETIDFELYFEVEKITPMEEYELMAKRLNKAGFNAYTLNIKDNIFSFIDDFKKNKPDVVFNFVEIYKDKPYLEMNVVSLYELLGVAYTGASPMALANCQNKQLAKRILSSAGVLTPRFTFFDKPQKSYKHNLNYPLIVKPAFEDASVGIENSAIVSDDKALKKRIEFVFEHFKQPALCEEFIDGRELNVAVLGDENPVALPISEIDFSQMPDHLYNIVSYQAKWDPFHEAYHKTIPICPAKLPKKIELKAKEIAVKAFKIMGARDYARIDMRLSKDNKLYVLEVNPNPDLTEDAGFMRSSKAAGYSYVKTLKKIITLAYKRGKQNKIFSQTI; encoded by the coding sequence ATGAAAGAAAAAAATCTTAAAGTGGCAATAGTTTACAACGAACCTCATCCTGAGATGTATAAAATTCCTTCCAAAAGAGAGGAAACGATTGATTTTGAACTTTACTTTGAGGTCGAAAAAATTACCCCGATGGAAGAGTATGAGCTTATGGCCAAACGATTGAATAAAGCTGGATTTAATGCTTATACTCTGAATATTAAAGACAATATATTCTCATTCATAGACGATTTTAAGAAAAATAAACCTGATGTAGTTTTTAATTTTGTTGAGATTTATAAGGATAAACCTTATCTCGAAATGAATGTGGTAAGTCTTTATGAATTATTAGGAGTTGCTTATACCGGTGCTTCGCCTATGGCATTGGCAAATTGTCAGAATAAGCAATTGGCAAAAAGAATTTTATCTTCTGCAGGGGTTCTGACTCCACGCTTTACTTTTTTTGATAAACCGCAAAAATCATATAAACATAATCTGAATTATCCTCTGATAGTTAAACCTGCATTCGAAGATGCAAGTGTTGGAATCGAAAATTCAGCCATTGTTAGTGATGACAAAGCACTTAAGAAAAGAATTGAATTTGTTTTTGAGCATTTCAAACAACCAGCTCTTTGTGAAGAATTTATTGACGGCAGGGAATTAAATGTTGCTGTTCTTGGTGATGAAAATCCTGTAGCACTACCAATAAGTGAAATTGATTTCTCACAAATGCCAGATCATCTTTATAATATTGTAAGTTATCAGGCAAAATGGGATCCATTTCACGAAGCTTATCATAAAACAATTCCAATATGTCCGGCAAAACTTCCGAAAAAGATTGAATTGAAAGCGAAAGAAATTGCTGTAAAAGCTTTTAAGATTATGGGTGCTCGTGATTATGCCAGAATTGATATGAGATTGAGTAAGGATAATAAACTTTATGTTCTTGAAGTAAATCCAAATCCTGATTTGACTGAAGATGCCGGATTTATGCGTTCATCTAAAGCTGCCGGTTATTCTTATGTAAAAACTCTGAAGAAGATTATAACTCTCGCTTATAAAAGAGGAAAACAAAATAAAATTTTTAGCCAAACTATTTGA